A window of the Clupea harengus chromosome 8, Ch_v2.0.2, whole genome shotgun sequence genome harbors these coding sequences:
- the LOC116221359 gene encoding syncollin-like produces MKTLIAVLLCTALCWDGLNALCPDPATLTDVNGGKVCARMFSRSTVIYAQSCVGDSLDSYSGDDIPTISLLWNNRVSALVVSRFCSLTVWSRFRKQGVKRKFSAGIQHRLKDVGQGLGILRDWDNDISGYMCEC; encoded by the coding sequence ATGAAGACTCTCATCGCTGTGCTCCTGtgcactgctctgtgctgggacGGGCTTAACGCTCTGTGCCCTGACCCTGCCACCTTGACGGACGTCAACGGCGGCAAGGTCTGCGCCCGCATGTTCTCGCGCAGCACCGTCATCTACGCGCAGAGCTGCGTAGGCGACAGCCTCGATTCCTACTCCGGCGACGATATACCCACTATCAGCTTGCTTTGGAACAACCGCGTCTCAGCGCTCGTCGTGAGCCGGTTCTGCTCCCTCACCGTCTGGTCCCGCTTCAGGAAGCAGGGCGTCAAGCGCAAGTTCAGCGCTGGCATCCAGCACCGCCTGAAGGACGTGGGGCAGGGGCTGGGGATACTCCGCGACTGGGACAACGACATCTCTGGATACATGTGTGAATGCTAG